CATTTTTCAGCTCGACCTGATCGACGAGGATAAGTGCCGCCATGCAGTGGCGCAAACCGTGCAGGAATTCGGACGTCTGGACGGCCTGGTCAACAATGCCGGCATCAACGACGGCGTCGGCCTGGATGCCGGGCGCACGGCCTTTGTACAATCGCTGGAAAAAAACCTGATTCACTATTACGTGATGGCGCATTTCTGCGTGCCGCATCTGAAAACCAGCCGCGGCGCCATCGTCAATATCTCATCCAAAACAGCACTGACCGGCCAGGGCAACACTAGCGGCTATTGCGCCGCCAAGGGTGCGCAACTGGCGCTGACGCGCGAATGGGCGGCTGCACTCGCCAACGATGGTGTGCGGGTCAATGCCTTGATCCCCGCCGAAGTGATGACGCCGTTATATCGTCACTGGATTGCCAGTTTCGATAAGCCGGAAGAAAAGCTGGCCGCCATTACCAGCAAGATCCCGCTCGGCAAACGCCTCACGAGTGCGGAAGAAATTGCCGACACTGTGGTGTTCCTGCTATCCGATCGCGCCGCCCATACCACTGGGCAGTGGGTATCGGTGGATGGCGGTTATACCCATCTGGATCGCGCGTTGACCTGAGCGGGTTCCGTTGAGTTTGCAAGCTAGCAGCACAAGGAAACGAACACATGCGTTATTGCCTGGCACTGGACCTGAAAGACGATCCCGAACTGATCGCCCGCTACGAACAGCAGCACCGCCGGATCTGGCCGGAAATCGCCGAACACCTGCGGCGCCATGGCGTGCTGTCGATGGAGATTTACCGTCTGGGTACACGCCTGACGATGTTGATGGAAACCGACGATGCGACCTACGACGCCGCCAGGATGGCAGCAGCATCGCAGGGCAATCTTCGGGTGCAGGAATGGGAAACGCTGATGTGGAATTTCCAGGCGCCGACCCCGTGGACGCCGGAAGGTGAAAAATGGACACCGATGTCGAAGATTTTCGATCTGGCGCAGCAATGAACCAGCCTGGCTTTATGGCATCGAGGCGGCTTGCGCCTCGGCAGATTGGATTTAACGCGGTTGGCGATACAGCCGGCTGTGCATCATGAGAGCGGATATGCAGCAATCAGAAATTCCCGAGGGCGCAGCACCAGAATACCTCATCGCCCTGAAAAACGTGACCAAGCGCTTCCCCGGCGTGCTGGCGCTCGACAATTGCCAGTTCAATCTGCTGCGCGGTGAAGTGCATGCGCTGATGGGCGAGAACGGCGCCGGCAAGTCGACGCTGATGAAAGTGCTGTCTGGCGTCTACCCCAAGGACAGCGGCGAAATCCGCATGGATGGCCGCCCGGTGGAGATTCCCAATCCGCGCGCCGCGCAGGCACTGGGCATCGGCATCATCCATCAGGAACTGAACCTGATGAATCACCTGAGCGCAGCGCAAAACATCTTCATCGGCCGCGAGCCGCGCGGCCGTTACGGCGTGTTTCTCGACGAAGACGCGCTGAACCGGCAAGCCGCGCAGATCTTTGAGCGCATGCGCCTGCAACTCGATCCGCGCACGCTGGTCGGCGAGCTGACGGTGGCCAAGCAGCAGATGGTGGAGATTGCCAAGGCGCTATCGTTCGATTCGCGCGTGCTGATCATGGACGAGCCGACGGCGGCGCTCAACAATGCTGAAATCGACGACCTGTTCCGCATCATCCGGCAACTGCAGGAACACGGCGTCGGCATCATCTACATCTCGCACAAGATGGACGAACTGCGGCAAATTTCTAACCGCGTCACGGTCATGCGCGATGGCCAATACATCGCCACCGTGCCGACCGTAGGCACGCCGATCGACACCATCATCGGCATGATGGTCGGGAGGCAGCTTGATAACAGTGGGCCGGAAGTGCCCGATACCTCGGCCAATGATGTTGTGTTGGAGGTCAAGGGTTTGACACGCGGCGCGGCTATCAAGGATGTCAATTTTTCTTTGCGCAAGGGCGAGATACTTGGTTTTGCGGGCTTGATGGGCGCCGGCCGTACTGAAGTGGCGAGAGCGGTGTTTGGTGCCGACGCGATCGATGCCGGCGAAATCCTGGTGCATGGCGTCAAGGTGTCGATCAAGTCACCGAGAGATGCTGTCGCTCACGGTATCGGCTACCTATCGGAAGATCGCAAGCATTTCGGATTGGCGACCGGGCTCGACGTCAAGACCAACGTGGTGATGTCGAGCATGGACAAATTCCTGACCAAGGGTTTGTTTCTCGACCAGCCGGCCATCCGCGAAACAGCTCAAGGTTACGTGCGGCAGCTGAGCATCAAGACGCCGTCGATCGACCAGCCGGTGCGATTGCTGTCAGGCGGCAACCAGCAAAAGATCGTGATCGCCAAATGGCTGCTGCGCGATTGCGACATCCTGTTTTTCGACGAGCCGAC
This DNA window, taken from Collimonas arenae, encodes the following:
- a CDS encoding L-rhamnose mutarotase encodes the protein MRYCLALDLKDDPELIARYEQQHRRIWPEIAEHLRRHGVLSMEIYRLGTRLTMLMETDDATYDAARMAAASQGNLRVQEWETLMWNFQAPTPWTPEGEKWTPMSKIFDLAQQ
- a CDS encoding SDR family oxidoreductase: MDLHLTGKVVIVTGGGAGIGAAISLQLAAEGAIPVIFGKSQPDLTFRERLLALQPEARIFQLDLIDEDKCRHAVAQTVQEFGRLDGLVNNAGINDGVGLDAGRTAFVQSLEKNLIHYYVMAHFCVPHLKTSRGAIVNISSKTALTGQGNTSGYCAAKGAQLALTREWAAALANDGVRVNALIPAEVMTPLYRHWIASFDKPEEKLAAITSKIPLGKRLTSAEEIADTVVFLLSDRAAHTTGQWVSVDGGYTHLDRALT
- a CDS encoding sugar ABC transporter ATP-binding protein: MQQSEIPEGAAPEYLIALKNVTKRFPGVLALDNCQFNLLRGEVHALMGENGAGKSTLMKVLSGVYPKDSGEIRMDGRPVEIPNPRAAQALGIGIIHQELNLMNHLSAAQNIFIGREPRGRYGVFLDEDALNRQAAQIFERMRLQLDPRTLVGELTVAKQQMVEIAKALSFDSRVLIMDEPTAALNNAEIDDLFRIIRQLQEHGVGIIYISHKMDELRQISNRVTVMRDGQYIATVPTVGTPIDTIIGMMVGRQLDNSGPEVPDTSANDVVLEVKGLTRGAAIKDVNFSLRKGEILGFAGLMGAGRTEVARAVFGADAIDAGEILVHGVKVSIKSPRDAVAHGIGYLSEDRKHFGLATGLDVKTNVVMSSMDKFLTKGLFLDQPAIRETAQGYVRQLSIKTPSIDQPVRLLSGGNQQKIVIAKWLLRDCDILFFDEPTRGIDIGAKNEIYKLLNALAAQGKAIVMISSELPEVLRMSHRILVMCEGRITGELAAADASQEKIMYLATQREPALTE